The DNA window TCCGCTGGGGCGCCGAGATGAGCGGCAGCTTCTACCGCATCGACTCCGAAGAGGCGGGCTGGAACTCCGAGCGCGTCTACTCCGACGGCAACATGGGTCACCGTCCGAAGGTCAAGGGCGGCTACTTCCCGGTGCCGCCGGTGGATAGCCTGCACGACATCCGTACCTCCATGTGCCTGGCCATGGAAGAGCTGGGCCTGGACGTGGAAGTGCACCACCACGAGGTGGCCACCGCCGGCCAGTGCGAGATCGGTGTCCAGTTCAACACCATGGTCAAGAAGGCCGACGAGGTGCAGAAGCTCAAGTACGCCGTGCACAACGTGGCCGCCGCCTACGGCAAGACCGCCACCTTCATGCCCAAGCCCCTGGTGGGCGACAACGGCAGTGGCATGCACGTGCACATGTCCTTCTCGAAGGACGGCAAGAACCAGTTCCAGGGCGATCAGTACGGCGGCCTGAGCGAGACGGCGCTGTACTACATCGGCGGCATCATCAAGCACGCCAAGGCCATCAACGCCTTCGCCAACGCGTCCACCAACAGCTACAAGCGTCTGGTGCCCGGCTTCGAGGCCCCGGTGCTGCTGGCCTACTCCGCCCGCAACCGCTCCGCCTCCATCCGTGTGCCGTGGATTTCCAACCCCAAGGCGCGCCGTATCGAGGTCCGGTTCCCCGACCCCACCGGCAACCCGTACCTGGCCTTCGCCGCCATGCTGATGGCCGGCCTTGACGGGGTGCAGAACAAGATCCACCCGGGCGACGCCATGGACAAGGATCTCTACGATCTGCCGCCGGAAGAAGAGAAGGAGATCCCGAAGGTCGCCTTCTCCCTGGAGGAGGCGCTGGAAGCGCTGGACAACGACCGTGAGTTCCTCAAGCAGGGTGGCGTGTTCACCGATGACACCATCGATGCCTACCTGGAGCTCAAGGGCGAGGAAGTGCAGCGCCTGCGCATGACCACCCACCCGGTGGAATTCGACATGTACTTCAGCGTCTGAATCCGGCCGACACGGCTGCATCAGGGAAAGCCCCGGCGGTTACGCCGGGGCTTTTTTTGTGCGCGGTGGACACGCCCCCGTCCGCGCTCGTGCTACATTCCCCGTATGACGACAAGGAACGTGATCGTAATCCTCGGCCTGCTTCTGCCCCTGGCCGCTGTGGCGGACATCTACAAATGGGTGGATGAAGACGGCAACGTGGTCTACTCCGACGAGCCGCGCGAGGGCGCGGAGCGGCTGGAGCGTTCGACGCCGGAGTCGTCCTACCGCTTCGAGACGCCGCAGCGGCGTTCATCGGCAGACCGGTCCGGCGACGATGCCGACGAGGACGACTCCCGTTACGAAGAGATCCGCATCGTCCAGCCGGAGGACGAGGGGACCGTGCGCGACAATCAGGGGCTTGTGGACGTCCGGCTCGAGCTCAGCCCGTCGCTCCGGGCGGAGCACAGGGTGCAGTTCCTGTTCAACGGCGAGCCACGGGGCGACCCGTCCCGGTCCCTCGAGACCCGCCTCACGGAGGTGCACCGGGGGGAGCATCAGGTCGCGGCGCGCGTTCTCGGTGAAGGCGGCGAGGTGATTGCGGAATCCGACCCGGTGACGTTCTACATGCACCAGGCATCCCGTCTGCTCCCGGGAGGACAGGGTTCTGGCGCGAACCCCTGAAACGATCATCCCCCGGGAATTGACCCCGATCAACGATGCACCATAATGGGGCACTCTGACAGTGCAGCTGCGCCGTGATGACGCGTCGCCCTCTGTATCTGCGAGTTGCCTGGCCCCACAAATCCCTGAACGGTCGGCTGTTTCCCGACCAGAATGATTGCCCCGGCGCGTTCAGAGCCATTGTGGTTTGCTTTTTGCTTTCCTAATGGACATGACCATGCCGCCACAGACTTCGCCCGCCGAGCGCGCCCTGGAGCACATGAGCAATGCCGTGCTGCTCATGGGTGCCGACAGCTGCGTGCGCTACATCAACGGCGCCGCGCAGGTGATGTTTGCCGTCAGTGCACGCCAGGTTACGGGTTACCGGCTGCCATCCCACACCACCCCCTGTGTGCGGGTGCTGGAAGCCGCAGCCAGGAATGCCATCGAGACGGGCGAGCCGTTCACCAACCGCGAGCTCTCGCTGGAGGTCTCCCCCGATCGCCGCATGACCGTGGACCTCACCGTCACCCCGGTCAGTCACGACGAAGTGCTGCTGGAAGTCAGTGAGCTGGACCGCAGGCTGCGTATTACCCGCGAGCAGAACCTGATCAACCAGAACCACGCCACCCGCCACCTGCTTCGCGGTCTGGCCCACGAGGTCAAGAATCCCCTGGGTGGCCTGCGCGGTGCCGCGCAGCTGCTGCACAGGGAACTGGACGCGCCGGATCTGCAGGAGTACACGCAGATCATCATCGAGGAGGCCGACCGCCTGCGTACGCTGGTGAACGGCCTCCTCGGCCCCAGCAAGCACGTGGAAAAGCAGGAGACCAACATCCACGAGGTCCTGGAGCGGGTCCGTGGCCTGGTGGTGGCCGAGGCGCCCGAGGGGGTCACCATCCACAGGGACTATGACCCCAGCATCCCGACCCTCCTGGCCGAGCCCAATCAGCTCATCCAGGCGACCCTGAACATCGCCCGGAACGCCCTGCAGTCACTGGACGGCCACGGGACGATCACGCTGCGCACGCGCACGCAGCGGCAGTTCACCATTGCCGACGTACCCCACCGGCTGGTGGTGCGCGTGGACATCATCGACACCGGTCCCGGCATTCCCAAAGAGCTTCAGGACCGCATCTTCTACCCCATGGTTACGGGACGGGCCGAGGGCACAGGGCTCGGCCTCTCCATCGCCCAGACACTGATCCACCAGCACGGTGGGCTGATCGAGTGCTGGAGCGAACCCGGACATACGGAATTCACCCTGTGGTTGCCTCTGGAGGCGGACGATGACAACGAAGGATGACGTTTGGCTCGTCGACGACGACCGGTCCATCCGTTGGGTGCTGGACAAGGCCCTGCGCCAGGCTGGTCTACAGGCGCGCAGTTTTGAAACCGGGGACGCCGCTCTGGGCGCGCTGTCCGAGCAGCGTCCCGGGGTGCTGGTCACGGACATCCGCATGCCGGGCATTGATGGCCTGGAACTGCTGGAGCGCGTGCAGCAGCGCTGGCCCGATCTGCCAGTCATCGTCATCACGGCCCATTCGGACCTGGACGCGGCGGTCTCCGCCTACCAGGGAGGCGCGTTCGAATACCTGCCCAAGCCGTTCGACGTGGACGAAGCGGTGGACCTGGTGCGCAAGGCCCTGCAGAGCGCCCGGGAGACGGCCGCCGGCGGGCTGCATGCGGGTGAGGAAACCCCGGAGATCATCGGCGAGGCGCCAGCCATGCAGGAGGTCTTCCGTGCCATCGGCCGGTTGTCTTCGTCCAATATCACGGTGCTGATCAACGGCGAGTCGGGCACCGGCAAGGAGCTGGTGGCCCAGGCGCTTCACCGTCACAGCCCCCGTCGCGACCGCCCGTTCGTCGCCCTGAACATGGCCGCCATTCCCCGTGATCTCATGGAATCCGAGCTGTTTGGCCACGAGAAGGGCGCCTTCACCGGCGCACAGCAGACCCGCCAGGGGCGGTTCGAGCAGGCCGACGGCGGGACCCTGTTCCTGGACGAGATCGGTGACATGCCCGCCGAGCTGCAGACCCGCCTGCTGCGGGTCCTGGCCGACGGCGAGTTCTACCGCGTTGGCGGGCATACCCCGCGGACCGTGGACGTGCGCATCATTGCCGCCACCCACCAGGATCTGGAGTCCCGTGTCGCCGAGGGCACCTTCCGTGAGGACCTGTTCCACCGGCTCAACGTCATCCGCATTCATCTGCCCGCCCTGCGCGAGCGGCGGGAGGACATCCCGAAGCTGGCGCGCTTCTTTCTGCAGGGCGCCGCCGAGGACCTCAACGTCGAGGCGAAGCAGCTCCGTCCCGAGGTGGAACGCTTTCTCATGGGGCTTACCTGGGCCGGCAACGTCCGACAGCTGGAGAACACCTGCCGCTGGCTCACCGTCATGGCCAACGGCAAGGAGATCCACATGGAGGATCTGCCGCCGGAGCTGCGCCAGGACAAGGTGGTGGAGAGCAGCACCGATGACTGGGAGGAGTCACTGGCCGTGTGGGCGGAGCGCGCCCTGGCCCGCGGTGAGGAGCACATCCTCGATCACGCCACGCCCCGGTTCGAGCGCATCATGATCGAAGTGGCCATCCGCGCGACCGGCGGGCGGCGGCAGGAGGCGGCGCGGTTGCTGGGCTGGGGGCGTAACACCCTGACCCGCAAGATCAAGGAACTGGACATGGGTTTCTGAGCCCGGGGCCGGCGACTGTCCGCCGACCCCGGATGCGCGGATTACATGTAGACGCCACCATTGACGTTGATCTGCTGGCCGGTGATGTAATCACCGTCTGCAGCCAGGAAGACCACGGCACGGGCGATCTCCTGGGGCTGGCCGAACCGGCCCATGGGGATCTTGGCGAGAATCTTCTCCTGGATGTTCTCGGGCACCTGGGCCAGCATCTCCGTCAGCGTGAAACCCGGGGCGATGGCGTTGATGGTGATGTTGTTCTTCGCCACCTCCTGGGCCGCGCTCTTGGTGAACGCGATGATGCCGCCCTTGCTGGCGGAGTAGTTGCTCTGGCCGAAGTTGCCGGCCTGGCCGACAAACGAGCTGATGTTGACGATACGCCCGTACTGCTGGTCCTGCATGGTGGGCAGTGCCGCACTGACGGTGTAGTAGACGCTGTTCAGGTTGGTGTTGATGACGTCTTCCCAGTCTTCGTCCGTGAGCTTTTTCATGGTCTTGTCCCGGGTGATCCCGGCGTTGTTGACCAGGATATCCAGGCGCCCCCAGTGATCAATCGTCTGGGTGACCAGTCCCCGCGCCTGGTCCTTCTTGCTCACATCCGCCTGCAGCACCAGCGCCTCCGTGCCGTGCTCGCGGATCTCCTCGGCGACCTTCTCGGCCTCTTTCTGGCCGCCGCGGTAGTTGATCGCCACTTTTGCTCCCAGTGAAGCCAGTTCCAGCGCAATTGCGCGCCCGATCCCGCGGGACCCGCCGGTGACGATGGCTACCTGATTATCCAGACGTCGCGTCATGATCCAACTCCTCTCTCATTCAGGTTTTATCGATTCTATTGAGCAGTACAGCCTGAGCGCGGCCGTGATCCCGGAGCCCTTCCGTTGGCGTCCGCGGGTTCGCGGCCCCTGGGAGCATGGTCGGGCCTGCCACCGGGTGCTGGCAACCCCCGAACCCGGCGCCGTCCACGCCCCGTCCCTGTCAGCATAGCCCGGAATCGCCGCAGCGGGATATGGACAGCCGGCGCCGGCGGGGCGAGAATCCCGCCATGCTGCACGTCATCCTGCTCTGGCCCGAGATCCCGCCGAACACCGGCAACGCCATCCGGCTGTGCGCCAATACCGGCATGACCCTGCACCTGGTGGAGCCGCTCGGGTTTACCCTGGATGATGCGCGCATGCGGCGCGCCGGGCTGGATTACGCGGAGTGGTCGCGCATCCACGTCCACGACGATCTTGATGCATGTCTGACGGCGGTTACCCCGCGGCGGTGCTATGCGCTGACCACCCGGGGCGGCGGGGATGTGTTCGAGACCGACTTTGCGGCCGGGGATGCGTTGCTGTTCGGGCGGGAAACCGCCGGACTGCCGGATGACGTGCTCGCGCGCTTTCCGGAGCGGCACAGGCTGCGCCTGCCGATGCAGCCCGGCAGCCGCAGCATCAACCTCTCCAACGCCGTGGCCGTGACCGTCTTCGAGGCGTGGCGGCAGCTGGGCTTTCCCGGGGGGGAATGACCGGCGGCGTCAGAACTCGGACTTGCGTGCCCGTGCCATGAGCTGTTCCAGCGCCTCCCGGGCCGGGCGCTGATGATTCACCACCGCATGCACCTGCTCGCAGATGGGCATCTCCACGCCCTGGGCCTCGGCGAGGGCGTGCACCTCCGCCGCGGTGCGCACGCTCTCCACGGTCTGACCAATCTCGGCGACCGCATCGGCCACCGACTGACCCCGTCCCAGGGCCAGGCCCAGGCGGCGGTTGCGTGACTGATCATCGGTGGAGGTGAGAATCAGGTCGCCCACGCCGGACAACCCCATGAATGTGCGCGACTCCGCGCCCATGGCCTCGCCGAGCCTTACCACTTCGGCCAGCCCGCGGGTGATCAGCCCGGCGCGGGTATTGGCGCCGAGCCCCAGGCCGTCGGCGATGCCGGTGGCCACGGCCAGCACGTTCTTGACGGCGCCGCCCAGCTCCACGCCGATGATGTCGTGGCTGGTGTAGGGGCGGAACTGTTCCCCGTGGAAAGCGGCCGCCAGATCGGCGGCGAAGGCGTTGTCGCGGGAGGCGATGGTCACGGCCGTGGGCAGGCCGGCGGCCACCTCGCGGGCGAAACTGGGCCCCGAGAGCACGGCCGTTGGCCGCCCGGGCAGCTGCGCTTCAACCACCTGGTGCAGCAACCCGCCGGACTCCGCCTCCAGGCCCTTGGTCGCCCAGGCGATGCGGACACGGTCACCCAGGGAGGGCGCCAGCGTCTCCACCAGCGAGCGGAACCCGTGGCTGGGCACCACGAGCAGGAGGTCGCCCGCGCCGTCAACGGCACTGGCGAGCGAGTCCGTGGGCGTGAGAGTCTCCGGAAAGGGGGCGTCCGGGAGATGGCGGACATTGCAGCGCGCCTCGGCCAGCGCCGCCATGTGCGCGGGGTCGTGGCCCCACAGGCGCACCGGCACGCCGTTGTGCGCGAGCACCAGGGCCAGGGCCGTGCCCCAGGACCCGGCCCCGAGAACGGCGATTGGCTGCTGCGTCGTCATGGGCCTCAGTTCCCGGCCTGACCGCCGCTGCCCTGGTCGCCCTGGTCACCCTGAGCGCCGTTGCCCTGCTGCTGCTCCTGCTGCTTGCGGACGCGCTGCATGTGCAGCGCCTCGAAGTTCACGGGGGCCAGCACCATCTGCGGGAAACCACCCTTGGTGACCATGTCGGACACCGCTTCCCGGGCATAGGGGAAGATCTGCGCGGGGCAGTAGCTCCCGAGCAGGGCGTCCAGGGTCTTGTCGTCGAAACCGGAGAGCACGAAGATGCCGCCCTGCTCGACCTCGCAGAGATACGCCGTCTTGTCACCCTGCTTGGCGGTGACGGTCACGCGTACCACGGTCTCGTAGGTGTTCTCGGCGATCCGCGTGTTGCGGGTGTCCAGGTCGACGCTCACCTCGGGCTTCCACTCACCGCTGAATATCGCCGGTGCGTTGGGCACCTCGAACGACATGTCGCGGACGTAGACCTTGCGGATGCCGAACTGCTGCTTGTTCGCCTGCTGCTGGCCTGCTCCTGCGGCCTGATCTTCTGCCATGGTAATGACTCCCCCTGATGCGGACTTCAGGATTTGGTGTGAATGGGCAGGTTGGCGTCCTGCCAGCTCAGGTAACCGCCCCGAAGCTGATGGACCTGCTCGAACCCGGCGTCCTTGAGCTGTTTGCCCGCCTTGGCCGACTGCATGCCCTGGGCACAGTAGACGATGACCGGCTTGTTCTTGTGCTTCTGCAGTCGTTTGTGGCGCTGGTCCGTGCTGCCGTTGGGCACATTGATGGCACCCGGCAGATGGCCCTTGGCGAAATCCGCTTCACTGCGCACATCAACAAACAGCGCATCCTCGCGATTATAGAGCCGGGTCGCCTCGTTTGTATCCACCGGCTTGACGCCGCGGGTCATGCGCGTGAGTTCGGTGGAGATGATCCAGACCACCACCAGCAGCAGTGCGAGGAAGATCACCCAGTTGTTGACGACGAATTCGAGCAGGCGGTCCATACGGTAGTTGTCCTGGTGAGTCTCTGAAGAAAGCGGAGCCGGCCACGGTTCCAGTGACCGTGGGATCAGCGCGTCAGGGTAGCGGCTTGGCGCCGGGCTGCCAATCAGCGTCGTCGAGGCGCTGGCCGCCCAGCCCGAAAAGCCCGTATTTTGCCATGTCCTGTCGCTCGTTGTTGCACACCACCTGCCATTATTCACTATTTTCTATTCAAGTCGCTGATTTGACAGCGAAAACTTGTGTCCTGCAACGCTCCAGCGCATAATACTTAACAGGCTGCAACAGCCTGCAACTGATCCGATCCTGCACCATCTCCTGTGATCGTCCTATGTTCGTGAGGGGTCCAAATCATGGCTACGGCAAGACAGAAGGGTCATTCCACATCAACGCGCACACA is part of the Aquisalimonas asiatica genome and encodes:
- the glnA gene encoding glutamate--ammonia ligase, with product MSRTAADVLKLIKDEEVKFVDMRFTDTKGKEQHVTIPAATVDEDFFEDGKMFDGSSIAGWKGINESDMILMPDPQTATIDPFFDELTLNITCDIIEPNTMQGYERDPRSVAKRAEAYLQSTGLGDTAFFGPEPEFFIFDDVRWGAEMSGSFYRIDSEEAGWNSERVYSDGNMGHRPKVKGGYFPVPPVDSLHDIRTSMCLAMEELGLDVEVHHHEVATAGQCEIGVQFNTMVKKADEVQKLKYAVHNVAAAYGKTATFMPKPLVGDNGSGMHVHMSFSKDGKNQFQGDQYGGLSETALYYIGGIIKHAKAINAFANASTNSYKRLVPGFEAPVLLAYSARNRSASIRVPWISNPKARRIEVRFPDPTGNPYLAFAAMLMAGLDGVQNKIHPGDAMDKDLYDLPPEEEKEIPKVAFSLEEALEALDNDREFLKQGGVFTDDTIDAYLELKGEEVQRLRMTTHPVEFDMYFSV
- the glnL gene encoding nitrogen regulation protein NR(II), with the translated sequence MPPQTSPAERALEHMSNAVLLMGADSCVRYINGAAQVMFAVSARQVTGYRLPSHTTPCVRVLEAAARNAIETGEPFTNRELSLEVSPDRRMTVDLTVTPVSHDEVLLEVSELDRRLRITREQNLINQNHATRHLLRGLAHEVKNPLGGLRGAAQLLHRELDAPDLQEYTQIIIEEADRLRTLVNGLLGPSKHVEKQETNIHEVLERVRGLVVAEAPEGVTIHRDYDPSIPTLLAEPNQLIQATLNIARNALQSLDGHGTITLRTRTQRQFTIADVPHRLVVRVDIIDTGPGIPKELQDRIFYPMVTGRAEGTGLGLSIAQTLIHQHGGLIECWSEPGHTEFTLWLPLEADDDNEG
- the secB gene encoding protein-export chaperone SecB, coding for MAEDQAAGAGQQQANKQQFGIRKVYVRDMSFEVPNAPAIFSGEWKPEVSVDLDTRNTRIAENTYETVVRVTVTAKQGDKTAYLCEVEQGGIFVLSGFDDKTLDALLGSYCPAQIFPYAREAVSDMVTKGGFPQMVLAPVNFEALHMQRVRKQQEQQQGNGAQGDQGDQGSGGQAGN
- a CDS encoding DUF4124 domain-containing protein, whose protein sequence is MIVILGLLLPLAAVADIYKWVDEDGNVVYSDEPREGAERLERSTPESSYRFETPQRRSSADRSGDDADEDDSRYEEIRIVQPEDEGTVRDNQGLVDVRLELSPSLRAEHRVQFLFNGEPRGDPSRSLETRLTEVHRGEHQVAARVLGEGGEVIAESDPVTFYMHQASRLLPGGQGSGANP
- the fabG gene encoding 3-oxoacyl-[acyl-carrier-protein] reductase, with the translated sequence MTRRLDNQVAIVTGGSRGIGRAIALELASLGAKVAINYRGGQKEAEKVAEEIREHGTEALVLQADVSKKDQARGLVTQTIDHWGRLDILVNNAGITRDKTMKKLTDEDWEDVINTNLNSVYYTVSAALPTMQDQQYGRIVNISSFVGQAGNFGQSNYSASKGGIIAFTKSAAQEVAKNNITINAIAPGFTLTEMLAQVPENIQEKILAKIPMGRFGQPQEIARAVVFLAADGDYITGQQINVNGGVYM
- the glnG gene encoding nitrogen regulation protein NR(I); translation: MTTKDDVWLVDDDRSIRWVLDKALRQAGLQARSFETGDAALGALSEQRPGVLVTDIRMPGIDGLELLERVQQRWPDLPVIVITAHSDLDAAVSAYQGGAFEYLPKPFDVDEAVDLVRKALQSARETAAGGLHAGEETPEIIGEAPAMQEVFRAIGRLSSSNITVLINGESGTGKELVAQALHRHSPRRDRPFVALNMAAIPRDLMESELFGHEKGAFTGAQQTRQGRFEQADGGTLFLDEIGDMPAELQTRLLRVLADGEFYRVGGHTPRTVDVRIIAATHQDLESRVAEGTFREDLFHRLNVIRIHLPALRERREDIPKLARFFLQGAAEDLNVEAKQLRPEVERFLMGLTWAGNVRQLENTCRWLTVMANGKEIHMEDLPPELRQDKVVESSTDDWEESLAVWAERALARGEEHILDHATPRFERIMIEVAIRATGGRRQEAARLLGWGRNTLTRKIKELDMGF
- a CDS encoding rhodanese-like domain-containing protein; this translates as MDRLLEFVVNNWVIFLALLLVVVWIISTELTRMTRGVKPVDTNEATRLYNREDALFVDVRSEADFAKGHLPGAINVPNGSTDQRHKRLQKHKNKPVIVYCAQGMQSAKAGKQLKDAGFEQVHQLRGGYLSWQDANLPIHTKS
- a CDS encoding tRNA (cytidine(34)-2'-O)-methyltransferase, translated to MLHVILLWPEIPPNTGNAIRLCANTGMTLHLVEPLGFTLDDARMRRAGLDYAEWSRIHVHDDLDACLTAVTPRRCYALTTRGGGDVFETDFAAGDALLFGRETAGLPDDVLARFPERHRLRLPMQPGSRSINLSNAVAVTVFEAWRQLGFPGGE
- a CDS encoding NAD(P)H-dependent glycerol-3-phosphate dehydrogenase translates to MTTQQPIAVLGAGSWGTALALVLAHNGVPVRLWGHDPAHMAALAEARCNVRHLPDAPFPETLTPTDSLASAVDGAGDLLLVVPSHGFRSLVETLAPSLGDRVRIAWATKGLEAESGGLLHQVVEAQLPGRPTAVLSGPSFAREVAAGLPTAVTIASRDNAFAADLAAAFHGEQFRPYTSHDIIGVELGGAVKNVLAVATGIADGLGLGANTRAGLITRGLAEVVRLGEAMGAESRTFMGLSGVGDLILTSTDDQSRNRRLGLALGRGQSVADAVAEIGQTVESVRTAAEVHALAEAQGVEMPICEQVHAVVNHQRPAREALEQLMARARKSEF